One genomic segment of Microtus ochrogaster isolate Prairie Vole_2 linkage group LG8, MicOch1.0, whole genome shotgun sequence includes these proteins:
- the Psmf1 gene encoding proteasome inhibitor PI31 subunit: protein MAGLEVLFASAAPVISCPQDALVCFLHWEVVTNGYYGLGTGDQPGPSDKKSELLPATWNSNKELYVLRYESKDGAKKLLLKAVPVENGMIINVLEHGTQQVADLTLNLDDYIDAEDLSDFHRTYKNSEELRSRIRSGIITPIHEQWEKARASSPHREFPPAIAREVDPLRIPSHHPHSSRQPLWRDPLSPFAVGGEDLDPFGCQRGGMIVDPLRSGFPRALIDPSSGLPNRLPPGAVPPGARFDPFGPIGTSPSGPNPDHLPPPGYDDMYL from the exons ATGGCGGGCTTGGAGGTTCTCTTCGCTTCGGCCGCGCCGGTCATCAGCTGCCCGCAGGACGCGCTCGTCTGCTTCCTGCACTGGGAAGTGGTGACAAACGGCTACTATGGCTTGGGCACCGGCGACCAG CCAGGTCCCAGTGATAAGAAGTCAGAACTCCTGCCAGCTACATGGAACAGCAATAAAGAACTGTATGTCCTCCGGTATGAGTCTAAGGACGGGGCCAAAAAACTCCTCCTGAAAGCTGTCCCTGTGGAGAATGGCATGATCATCAATGTGCTG GAACATGGCACACAGCAGGTGGCAGACTTGACTCTGAACTTAGATGATTATATTGATGCAGAAGACCTGAGTGATTTCCACAG GACCTACAAGAACAGTGAGGAGCTTCGGTCTCGGATCAGATCTGGAATCATCACACCTATCCATGAGCAGTGGGAGAAGGCTCGCGCAAGCAGTCCCCACCGGGAGTTCCCACCTGCCATTGCCAGAGAGGTGGACCCACTCCGGATTCCTTCACACCACCCTCATTCTAGCCGCCAGCCTCTTTG GCGTGATCCCCTGAGCCCATTTGCTGTCGGGGGAGAAGACCTAGACCCCTTTGG gtGTCAGAGAGGTGGCATGATTGTGGATCCCCTGAGATCTGGCTTCCCAAGAGCACTTATTGACCCATCCTCGGGCCTCCCGAACCGGCTTCCCCCTGGTGCTGTGCCCCCAGGAGCTCGCTTTGACCCCTTTGGACCCATTGGGACCAGCCCATCTGG